The following proteins come from a genomic window of Pyxidicoccus sp. MSG2:
- a CDS encoding lysophospholipid acyltransferase family protein has product MSQIASTPSPEIPQPATRKLPSEHLRRIVGTPPGKVVDLLTRVVWAFLTWLSPESRDALARFVGNLAYTLGIRRRVAMENLAMAMPEKSEAERREIARGAYINMARVVVESLPGGERLPPDWAEQGVEGGEAWEALKAHVATGKGALMVTAHFGNWELLGEMLIRWGIPMTALVRPLKGALNTRIAVNRVRVGAGLIYPRGAILEVLGAVKRGESPLMLLDQALPAKAAVFVPFFGKLASTTPAMAVAAKRTGAPVFVVMGVRNGRGGARLRLEVEGPILPPAPGESEDPLTEHTARVTAALERCIRKYPDQWMWLHRRWKYPPEPAAAGKAVAALEAKD; this is encoded by the coding sequence GTGTCCCAGATCGCCTCAACGCCCTCTCCCGAAATCCCACAACCGGCCACTCGGAAGCTGCCCTCGGAGCATCTGCGCCGCATCGTCGGCACGCCGCCCGGCAAGGTGGTGGACCTGCTCACGCGCGTGGTGTGGGCGTTCCTCACGTGGCTGTCGCCGGAGTCGCGCGACGCGCTCGCCCGCTTCGTGGGGAACCTGGCGTACACGCTGGGCATCCGCCGCCGGGTGGCGATGGAGAACCTGGCCATGGCGATGCCGGAGAAGAGCGAGGCGGAGCGTCGGGAGATTGCGCGCGGCGCCTACATCAACATGGCGCGCGTGGTGGTGGAGTCGCTGCCGGGCGGTGAGCGGCTGCCTCCGGACTGGGCGGAGCAGGGAGTGGAGGGCGGGGAGGCGTGGGAGGCGCTGAAGGCGCACGTGGCCACGGGCAAGGGCGCGCTGATGGTGACGGCGCACTTCGGCAACTGGGAGTTGCTGGGGGAGATGCTCATCCGCTGGGGCATACCGATGACCGCGCTGGTGCGGCCGCTGAAGGGGGCGCTCAACACGCGCATCGCGGTGAACCGGGTGCGCGTGGGTGCGGGGCTCATCTACCCGCGAGGCGCCATCCTGGAAGTCCTGGGAGCGGTGAAGCGGGGTGAGTCCCCGCTCATGCTGCTGGACCAGGCGCTGCCGGCGAAGGCGGCGGTGTTCGTGCCCTTCTTCGGGAAGCTGGCGTCCACGACGCCGGCCATGGCGGTGGCGGCGAAGCGCACGGGCGCGCCGGTGTTCGTGGTGATGGGCGTGCGCAACGGGCGCGGCGGGGCGAGGCTGCGGCTGGAGGTGGAGGGGCCGATTCTCCCGCCCGCGCCGGGTGAGTCGGAGGACCCGCTGACCGAGCACACGGCGCGCGTGACGGCCGCGCTGGAGCGCTGCATCCGCAAGTATCCGGACCAGTGGATGTGGCTGCACCGGCGGTGGAAGTACCCGCCGGAGCCGGCGGCCGCCGGCAAGGCGGTGGCGGCGCTCGAGGCGAAGGACTGA
- a CDS encoding ribose-phosphate diphosphokinase, with product MEAMDPVLLTGTASPHLGRALGAALGVAPSDCHFERFPDGEIHVEVPASVRGRTAVIVQATTPPTGEHLLELLLMADACWRAGAARLEAVVPYLGYARQDRRARPGEPLGGRLMADMVSQGRFARVLVVDLHSPALEGCFGAPLEHLTALPLLAEALRPNVTDTSVVVAPDLGAVKRAEALARLLGRPWAVIHKVRLSGDEVHASGLMGEVRGRRPILVDDMVSTGGTLAAAAGTLREAGCAEDFTVVTTHALLVGPAIERLRTLPLTRLVSTDSVEPPTGLPFPHEVVTLAPLVARALRP from the coding sequence GTGGAGGCCATGGACCCCGTCCTCCTCACTGGCACTGCCAGCCCCCACCTGGGGCGAGCCCTCGGCGCCGCCCTGGGTGTGGCCCCTTCCGATTGCCACTTCGAACGCTTCCCCGATGGGGAGATACACGTGGAGGTGCCCGCGTCGGTGCGTGGCCGCACCGCCGTCATCGTGCAGGCGACGACTCCGCCAACGGGCGAGCATCTGCTGGAGCTGCTGCTCATGGCGGATGCGTGCTGGCGGGCGGGCGCGGCCCGGCTGGAGGCGGTGGTGCCATACCTGGGCTACGCCCGGCAGGACCGGCGCGCCCGGCCAGGCGAGCCCCTGGGTGGCCGGCTGATGGCAGACATGGTGTCGCAGGGGCGGTTCGCCCGGGTGCTGGTGGTGGACCTGCACAGCCCCGCGCTGGAGGGGTGCTTCGGCGCGCCGCTGGAGCACCTCACCGCGCTGCCGCTGCTGGCGGAGGCGCTGCGGCCGAACGTGACGGACACGTCGGTGGTGGTGGCGCCTGATTTGGGCGCGGTGAAGCGCGCGGAGGCGCTGGCGCGGCTCCTGGGCCGGCCGTGGGCGGTGATTCACAAGGTGCGGCTGAGCGGCGATGAGGTCCACGCCAGCGGGCTGATGGGCGAGGTGCGCGGACGGCGCCCGATTCTCGTGGACGACATGGTGTCCACGGGAGGCACGCTCGCGGCGGCGGCCGGCACGCTGCGCGAAGCAGGCTGCGCGGAGGACTTCACGGTGGTGACGACGCACGCGCTGCTGGTGGGCCCCGCGATTGAACGGCTGCGCACGCTGCCGCTGACGCGGCTGGTGAGTACGGACAGCGTGGAGCCACCCACCGGGCTGCCGTTCCCTCATGAGGTGGTGACGCTGGCGCCGCTGGTGGCTCGCGCGCTGCGGCCTTGA
- the alr gene encoding alanine racemase: MESIGSGPGDAVHASWLELSASALRHNVAVFRALEGKGAPPRALGAVLKGNAYGHGLAQVLPLVHGDVDVLYFIAPQDALKVREHERAHGLPPRQVLVLGAVAPTEAVVLAREGIDVVVADRGQADAVPVLRAAKLEKPLRVHVHIDTGLGREGFTLDGLPRESHFLVEARDVLEVVGALSHFANTEDVTEQGYALAQVDAFETGMAFLESQLKPAKPLQRHIAASAATLVLPRARYEALRVGISLYGLWPSPETRLSARLVLGEVPVLKPVLAWKCRSQVVKWLPAGSYVGYGCTYRCPEPTRIAVLPVGYYDGYPRLASGKAHVLVNGRRCPVLGRVMMNHLIVDVTRATSDERPVTATLMGKDGEESVSAESLASWAQTIHYEVVTRLGAHLKRVVVE; this comes from the coding sequence GTGGAGTCGATTGGAAGCGGCCCTGGAGACGCGGTCCATGCCTCGTGGCTGGAGTTGAGCGCGTCCGCGCTGCGGCACAACGTGGCGGTGTTCCGGGCGTTGGAGGGGAAGGGCGCACCGCCGCGCGCGCTGGGTGCGGTGCTGAAGGGCAATGCCTACGGGCACGGACTGGCGCAGGTGCTGCCGCTGGTGCACGGGGACGTGGACGTCCTCTACTTCATCGCACCGCAGGACGCGCTCAAGGTGCGCGAGCACGAGCGGGCGCACGGGCTGCCTCCGCGGCAGGTGCTGGTGCTGGGGGCGGTGGCGCCGACAGAAGCGGTGGTGCTGGCGCGCGAGGGCATCGACGTGGTGGTGGCGGACCGTGGCCAGGCGGACGCGGTGCCGGTGCTGCGCGCGGCGAAGCTGGAGAAGCCGCTGCGGGTGCACGTGCACATCGACACGGGGCTGGGGCGCGAGGGCTTCACGCTGGACGGGCTGCCGCGAGAGTCGCACTTCCTGGTGGAGGCGCGGGACGTGCTGGAGGTGGTGGGGGCGCTGAGCCACTTCGCGAACACGGAGGACGTGACGGAGCAGGGGTACGCGCTGGCGCAGGTGGACGCGTTCGAGACGGGGATGGCGTTCCTGGAGTCGCAGTTGAAGCCGGCGAAGCCGCTGCAGCGGCACATCGCCGCGAGCGCCGCGACGCTGGTGTTGCCCAGGGCGCGGTACGAGGCGCTGCGGGTGGGGATTTCGCTGTATGGGCTGTGGCCCTCGCCGGAGACGCGGCTGTCGGCGCGGCTGGTGCTGGGAGAGGTGCCGGTGCTCAAGCCGGTGCTGGCGTGGAAGTGCCGCAGCCAGGTGGTGAAGTGGCTGCCGGCGGGCAGCTACGTGGGCTACGGCTGCACGTACCGGTGCCCGGAGCCCACGCGCATCGCCGTGCTGCCGGTGGGGTACTACGACGGCTACCCGAGGCTGGCGTCGGGCAAGGCGCACGTGCTGGTGAATGGGCGCCGGTGCCCGGTGCTGGGGCGCGTGATGATGAACCACCTCATCGTGGACGTGACGCGCGCGACGTCCGACGAGCGCCCCGTGACGGCGACGCTGATGGGGAAGGACGGCGAGGAGTCCGTGTCCGCGGAGTCACTCGCGAGCTGGGCGCAGACGATTCACTACGAAGTCGTCACGCGACTGGGCGCGCACCTGAAGCGGGTGGTGGTGGAGTAG
- a CDS encoding sigma-70 family RNA polymerase sigma factor, producing the protein MSTPDVSLAQAFVAARGGTASPELLPSLQERLARVLDQARSAWPGVALDGPRYVGHLARLLTGEAPAEDVEKLNLPDVYLARAAADGLPAALKAFEARFLPEVDAAVARLKLPPTGLDEVRQLLRQRMLVGSAEAPARLAAYPGTGPLSGWVRAAALWLALDWQRQRSGQAQAEDGDLSMLMAPGDDPELAYLKTTYRAEFNASFAAALAALEPRQRNFLRLKYLDGLSIDQLGALYGVHRSTAARWVVGAQEALLQETRSLLTERLRLTRSQLDSVLRLISSQLDVSLSRLLRSRLD; encoded by the coding sequence GTGTCCACACCGGACGTTTCCCTGGCCCAGGCCTTCGTCGCGGCGCGCGGCGGCACCGCTTCTCCGGAGTTGCTGCCCTCCTTGCAGGAGCGGCTGGCGCGCGTGTTGGACCAGGCGCGCTCGGCGTGGCCCGGTGTGGCGCTGGACGGCCCGCGCTACGTCGGCCACCTGGCGCGGTTGCTCACGGGAGAGGCCCCCGCCGAGGACGTGGAGAAGCTGAACCTGCCGGACGTGTACCTCGCCCGCGCGGCGGCGGACGGACTGCCCGCCGCGCTCAAGGCCTTCGAGGCGCGCTTCCTCCCGGAGGTCGACGCGGCGGTGGCGCGCCTGAAGCTGCCGCCCACGGGCCTGGACGAGGTGCGCCAGTTGCTGCGCCAGCGCATGCTGGTGGGTAGCGCGGAGGCGCCCGCCCGGCTGGCCGCCTACCCCGGCACCGGCCCCCTGAGCGGCTGGGTGCGCGCGGCGGCGCTGTGGCTCGCATTGGACTGGCAGCGCCAGCGCAGCGGCCAGGCCCAGGCGGAAGACGGCGACCTGTCCATGCTGATGGCGCCCGGCGATGACCCGGAGCTGGCGTACCTCAAGACGACGTACCGCGCGGAGTTCAATGCGTCCTTCGCGGCGGCGCTCGCGGCCCTGGAGCCGCGCCAGCGCAACTTCCTGCGCCTGAAGTACCTGGACGGGCTGAGCATCGACCAGCTTGGTGCGCTGTACGGCGTGCACCGCTCCACCGCGGCGCGCTGGGTGGTGGGCGCCCAGGAGGCCCTGCTCCAGGAGACGCGGAGCCTGCTCACCGAGCGCCTGCGCCTCACCCGCTCGCAGCTCGACAGCGTGCTGCGCCTCATCTCCAGCCAGCTCGACGTGAGCCTCAGCCGCCTGCTGCGCTCGCGGCTGGACTGA
- a CDS encoding peptidoglycan-binding protein: protein MTVRSATASAPNVRTVSAPPRFDGSKPAPGTTNTNAAQVTNPPLRGDPKNRNADTYNQVLNQFAVGNNPRYTPRDSNGDGTRDTFCNIFLWDATRAMGAEIPHWVDGKGNSVAPGKGREMNANSTVDWMHTHGESKGWRKVTADEAQKMANEGHPTVALWKNPGGIGHVAMVRPGEVTAQGPASAQAGGKNFNSKHIKDGFGNAKPEYWVNDSGKATGKPPTEPTKPPTTTPPTKPTTPPSTGGVSVPKTDLKRGAEGAEVLKLQNALVKLGYMTQAQVNTGPGTFGPKTEAAVAKFQKDHAISPNSGIFGPKTRAAMTDALKGNGGTQGPGPTGPVTGPTAPTGTDAAKAAKIDQILKGTGLAGQGAHIVAMSKKYNVPPELALAMFRKEASFMTAGSAVKNNNPGNLRFAQWETQFGGKPNGSFAHFPDVKSGVEAYFKLLGGPAYRDFIDRGDFKGLINKYAPPTENDSGLYLKQVTQWMQEYKAKIG from the coding sequence ATGACTGTCCGCAGCGCCACCGCCAGCGCCCCCAATGTCCGCACGGTCAGCGCCCCTCCGCGCTTCGATGGCAGCAAGCCGGCTCCCGGCACCACCAACACCAACGCCGCGCAGGTGACGAACCCGCCGCTGCGGGGTGACCCGAAGAACCGCAACGCGGACACGTACAACCAGGTCCTCAACCAGTTCGCGGTGGGCAACAACCCTCGCTACACGCCGCGCGACTCCAACGGCGACGGCACCCGCGACACCTTCTGCAACATCTTCCTGTGGGATGCGACGCGCGCGATGGGCGCGGAGATTCCCCACTGGGTGGACGGCAAGGGCAACTCCGTGGCGCCGGGCAAGGGCCGGGAGATGAACGCCAACTCCACCGTGGACTGGATGCACACCCACGGCGAGAGCAAGGGCTGGCGGAAGGTGACGGCGGACGAGGCGCAGAAGATGGCCAACGAGGGCCACCCCACCGTCGCGCTGTGGAAGAACCCGGGCGGCATCGGCCACGTGGCGATGGTGCGCCCCGGTGAAGTCACCGCGCAGGGGCCCGCGTCGGCGCAGGCCGGCGGGAAGAACTTCAACAGCAAGCACATCAAGGACGGCTTCGGCAACGCGAAGCCGGAGTACTGGGTGAACGATAGCGGCAAGGCCACCGGCAAGCCGCCCACCGAGCCCACGAAGCCGCCCACCACCACCCCGCCCACGAAGCCCACCACGCCTCCCTCCACGGGTGGGGTGAGCGTGCCGAAGACGGACCTCAAGCGCGGCGCGGAAGGCGCGGAGGTGCTCAAGCTGCAGAATGCGCTCGTCAAGCTGGGCTACATGACGCAGGCGCAGGTGAACACCGGTCCGGGGACGTTCGGCCCGAAGACGGAAGCGGCGGTGGCGAAGTTCCAGAAGGACCACGCCATCAGCCCCAACTCCGGCATCTTCGGCCCCAAGACGCGCGCGGCGATGACGGACGCGCTCAAGGGCAACGGCGGCACGCAGGGCCCGGGCCCCACCGGCCCCGTGACGGGTCCGACGGCGCCCACGGGCACGGACGCGGCGAAGGCGGCGAAGATTGACCAGATTCTGAAGGGCACGGGCCTGGCGGGCCAGGGCGCGCACATCGTGGCGATGTCCAAGAAGTACAACGTGCCGCCGGAGCTGGCGCTGGCGATGTTCCGCAAGGAAGCGTCGTTCATGACGGCGGGCTCGGCCGTGAAGAACAACAACCCGGGCAACCTGCGCTTCGCGCAGTGGGAGACGCAGTTCGGCGGCAAGCCGAACGGCAGCTTCGCGCACTTCCCCGACGTGAAGAGCGGCGTGGAGGCCTACTTCAAGCTGCTCGGCGGCCCCGCGTACCGTGACTTCATCGACCGCGGCGACTTCAAGGGGCTCATCAACAAGTACGCGCCCCCGACGGAGAACGACAGCGGGCTGTACCTCAAGCAGGTCACGCAGTGGATGCAGGAGTACAAGGCGAAGATTGGCTAG
- a CDS encoding dienelactone hydrolase family protein, translating into MRHGRSTDPDVREVQVVAGGVELGGSLGLPSGARGLVIFAHGSGSSRFSPRNRAVARALREAGLGTLLFDLLSEEEEARDAHSGELRFDIPFLARRLAAVTEWARGQPELAPLRFGYFGSSTGAAAALVAAALHPDFLHAVVSRGGRPDLAGPILARVQAPTLLLVGGRDIGVLELNEEALARLEGLKDIRIIPNATHLFEEPGALEEVARLAAEWFSRYLGAVLPEARA; encoded by the coding sequence ATGAGACACGGGAGGAGCACGGACCCGGACGTACGAGAGGTGCAGGTGGTGGCGGGCGGCGTGGAGCTGGGCGGGAGCCTGGGGCTGCCCTCCGGGGCGCGCGGGCTGGTCATCTTCGCGCACGGCAGCGGCAGCAGCCGCTTCAGCCCGCGCAACCGCGCTGTGGCGCGCGCACTGCGTGAAGCCGGCCTGGGCACGCTGCTGTTCGACCTGCTGAGCGAAGAGGAGGAGGCACGCGACGCGCACTCCGGCGAGCTGCGCTTCGACATCCCCTTCCTCGCGCGGCGGCTGGCGGCGGTGACGGAGTGGGCGCGGGGACAGCCGGAGCTGGCGCCGCTGCGCTTCGGCTACTTCGGCTCCAGCACCGGCGCTGCGGCGGCGCTGGTGGCGGCGGCGCTGCACCCGGACTTCCTCCACGCGGTGGTGTCGCGCGGCGGGCGGCCGGACCTGGCCGGGCCGATTCTGGCGCGCGTGCAGGCGCCCACGCTGCTGCTCGTCGGCGGGCGGGACATCGGCGTGCTGGAGCTGAACGAGGAGGCGCTGGCGCGGCTGGAGGGCCTGAAGGACATCCGCATCATCCCCAACGCCACGCACCTTTTCGAGGAGCCCGGCGCGCTGGAGGAAGTGGCGCGCCTGGCGGCGGAGTGGTTCTCACGCTACCTCGGCGCGGTCTTGCCGGAGGCGCGCGCATGA
- a CDS encoding M1 family metallopeptidase translates to MPNLLRPAALVAVTLLSACGARQNPPTEPSAASAQASQPAAAEASTPTPPELRLPGDVRPTAYTVELTVDPKATTFQGTADLDLEVVKPTSVVWLHGKALTVKQATLIQDGAAIDVKPVTGGTDFLGFSLAKPLEKGAAKLRVVYEGIASEKDTDGAFRVNEGGDWYVYTQFEPIDARRVFPSFDEPGFKVPWQLTFHVPAGNVAVTNTPQVSEESGPNGGRTFRFARTQPLPSYLIAFGVGPFDFLPAAPSGKKKVKTRIITPKGRTVEATYAAEVTPQILGALEEYFGIPYAYEKLDVLAVPLLGGAMEHPGLVTFNSRLLLSRPDEDTPGRQRAFSNTQVHELAHQWFGDLVTMAWWDDLWLNEAFATWMTPRIVETWRPTWDAPVERVTERSDALDSDSLLSARRIRQPIESQNDIVNAFDGITYGKGAAVLSMTEEWLGRDVFRRGIQRHLKAHAHGNATAKDFLTALDAESGKDVTGMMNTFLDQGGAPLVTASLECGAEGSKVVLTQKRYLPLGSKAPGPQSWRVPVCVEYSADKKEGRVCTLLEGERTELALTDAKTCPAWVFPNAEGAGYYRMQLSGEAAAKLTKVGLDSLSRAERVAFLGDVRALAMAGALPASEALALAARTANDKDRVVTEASLDLLDLAGMRLIPEAKQEERARFLRDTYGPRARQLGFTPKKGESEDTRLLRGRLVRLAGREGGDPKLVTEARTLADAWLKDKRAVAPEMVDTVLSIAAGHGDAAFQQKLITAVRTEKDRKTRQQLIQALGGFTDPQLAKQSFSLILEKDLDPRESIGMFFGPRNPRTSAVVFDFVTQNYEKLVGDSPDALLPKDWAARMAFVGFGVCDADKRKQVADFFTERNARAPGGPRLLAQVLESVDQCTALKEAQGQSIETFLDQRSAPKPPQAPKSR, encoded by the coding sequence ATGCCCAACCTGCTCCGTCCGGCGGCCCTGGTCGCCGTCACCCTCCTCAGCGCGTGCGGTGCTCGGCAGAACCCCCCCACCGAGCCTTCCGCCGCCTCCGCCCAGGCCTCGCAGCCCGCCGCGGCCGAGGCTTCCACTCCCACTCCGCCCGAGCTGCGCCTCCCCGGCGACGTGCGCCCCACCGCGTACACGGTGGAGCTCACCGTGGACCCGAAGGCCACCACCTTCCAGGGCACGGCCGACCTCGACCTGGAGGTGGTGAAGCCCACCTCCGTCGTGTGGCTGCACGGCAAGGCGCTCACCGTGAAGCAGGCCACGCTCATCCAGGATGGCGCGGCCATCGACGTGAAGCCCGTGACGGGCGGCACCGACTTCCTCGGCTTCTCGCTGGCGAAGCCCCTGGAGAAGGGCGCCGCGAAGCTGCGCGTGGTGTACGAGGGCATCGCCTCCGAGAAGGACACGGACGGCGCCTTCCGCGTCAACGAGGGCGGTGACTGGTACGTCTACACCCAGTTCGAGCCCATCGACGCGCGCCGCGTCTTCCCCTCCTTCGACGAGCCCGGCTTCAAGGTGCCGTGGCAGCTCACCTTCCACGTGCCCGCCGGCAATGTGGCCGTCACCAACACGCCGCAGGTGAGCGAGGAGTCCGGCCCCAACGGTGGCCGCACCTTCCGCTTCGCGCGCACCCAGCCGCTGCCCAGCTACCTCATCGCCTTCGGCGTGGGCCCCTTCGACTTCCTCCCTGCCGCGCCCTCCGGGAAGAAGAAGGTGAAGACGCGCATCATCACCCCGAAGGGCCGCACGGTGGAGGCCACCTATGCCGCCGAGGTGACGCCGCAAATCCTCGGTGCGCTGGAGGAGTACTTCGGCATCCCCTACGCCTACGAGAAGCTGGACGTGCTCGCGGTGCCGCTGCTCGGTGGCGCCATGGAGCACCCGGGCCTGGTGACGTTCAACTCGCGCCTCCTCCTCTCCAGGCCGGACGAGGACACCCCCGGCCGCCAGCGCGCCTTCTCCAACACGCAGGTGCACGAGCTGGCGCACCAGTGGTTCGGCGACCTCGTCACCATGGCGTGGTGGGATGACCTGTGGCTCAACGAGGCCTTCGCCACGTGGATGACCCCGCGCATCGTCGAGACGTGGCGCCCCACGTGGGACGCCCCGGTGGAGCGGGTGACCGAGCGCAGCGACGCGCTGGACTCCGACAGCCTCCTGTCCGCGCGCCGCATCCGCCAGCCCATTGAGAGCCAGAACGACATCGTCAACGCCTTCGACGGGATTACGTACGGCAAGGGCGCCGCGGTGCTCTCCATGACGGAGGAGTGGCTGGGTCGAGACGTGTTCCGCCGTGGCATCCAGCGCCACCTCAAGGCGCACGCGCACGGCAACGCCACCGCGAAGGACTTCCTCACCGCCCTGGACGCCGAGTCCGGCAAGGACGTGACGGGGATGATGAACACCTTCCTGGACCAGGGCGGCGCGCCGCTCGTCACCGCGTCGCTGGAGTGCGGCGCGGAGGGCTCCAAGGTCGTGCTCACGCAGAAGCGCTACCTGCCGCTGGGCTCCAAGGCGCCAGGCCCGCAGTCCTGGCGGGTGCCGGTGTGCGTGGAGTACTCGGCCGACAAGAAGGAGGGCCGCGTGTGCACGCTGCTGGAGGGCGAGCGCACGGAGCTGGCGCTGACCGACGCGAAGACGTGCCCGGCCTGGGTGTTCCCCAACGCGGAGGGCGCGGGCTACTACCGCATGCAGCTGTCGGGTGAGGCGGCGGCGAAGCTCACGAAGGTGGGCCTGGACTCGCTGTCTCGCGCCGAGCGCGTGGCGTTCCTGGGCGACGTGCGCGCGCTGGCCATGGCCGGCGCGCTGCCCGCGTCCGAGGCGCTGGCGCTGGCGGCCCGTACCGCCAACGACAAGGACCGCGTCGTCACCGAGGCCTCGCTGGACCTGCTGGACCTGGCCGGCATGCGGCTGATTCCGGAGGCGAAGCAGGAGGAGCGCGCCCGCTTCCTGCGCGACACGTACGGCCCGCGCGCGCGGCAGCTCGGCTTCACGCCGAAGAAGGGCGAGAGCGAGGACACGCGCCTGCTGCGCGGGCGGCTGGTGCGACTGGCGGGCCGCGAGGGCGGTGACCCGAAGCTCGTCACCGAGGCGCGCACGCTCGCGGATGCGTGGCTGAAGGACAAGCGCGCGGTGGCCCCGGAGATGGTGGACACGGTGCTCTCCATCGCCGCCGGCCATGGTGACGCGGCCTTCCAGCAGAAGCTCATCACCGCGGTGCGCACGGAGAAGGACCGCAAGACGCGGCAGCAGCTGATTCAGGCGCTGGGCGGCTTCACGGACCCGCAGCTGGCGAAGCAGAGCTTCTCGCTGATTCTCGAGAAGGACCTGGACCCGCGCGAGTCGATTGGCATGTTCTTCGGCCCGCGCAACCCGCGCACCTCGGCCGTGGTCTTCGACTTCGTGACGCAGAACTACGAGAAGCTCGTGGGGGACTCGCCGGACGCGCTGCTGCCCAAGGACTGGGCGGCGCGCATGGCCTTCGTGGGCTTCGGCGTCTGCGACGCGGACAAGCGCAAGCAGGTGGCCGACTTCTTCACCGAGCGCAACGCGCGCGCTCCGGGCGGCCCCCGACTGCTGGCCCAGGTGCTGGAGTCGGTGGACCAGTGCACCGCGCTGAAGGAGGCGCAGGGGCAGAGCATCGAGACCTTCCTCGACCAGCGCTCCGCGCCGAAGCCGCCGCAGGCGCCGAAGTCGCGCTGA
- a CDS encoding phosphoribosyltransferase yields the protein MRFQDRAEGGRQLATRLLSYRGMNVGVMGLARGGMRVAYEVARALEAPLQVWVARKVDIPGRPTTLGAVSEGGGLYLDREALRQSPAMEWAFNNLASDASAEVDSEAQLLRGRTALSLGGATVLLVDDGLVTGATAAAALQGLRRQGVARLILAAPVATPHALDVVRPLADAVHCVRTMDALHSVSEAYVDARPVPDVEVRQLLERSRQPPYPRGVLESMDPGGFWM from the coding sequence ATGCGCTTTCAGGACCGGGCAGAGGGAGGCCGCCAGCTGGCGACCCGGCTGTTGTCCTACCGGGGAATGAATGTGGGCGTGATGGGGCTCGCACGCGGTGGAATGCGTGTGGCCTACGAGGTGGCACGCGCCCTGGAGGCACCCCTCCAGGTATGGGTGGCCAGGAAGGTGGATATCCCGGGACGTCCGACGACGCTGGGCGCCGTGTCCGAGGGCGGGGGCCTGTACCTGGACCGTGAGGCGCTCCGGCAGTCACCCGCCATGGAGTGGGCCTTCAACAACCTCGCGAGCGACGCGTCGGCCGAGGTGGACTCCGAGGCGCAGCTCCTGCGCGGGCGCACCGCCCTGTCACTGGGCGGCGCCACGGTGCTGCTCGTGGACGACGGGCTGGTGACGGGCGCCACGGCCGCCGCGGCGCTCCAGGGCTTGCGCAGGCAGGGCGTCGCGCGGCTGATATTGGCCGCGCCGGTGGCCACGCCGCATGCGCTGGACGTGGTGCGCCCCCTGGCGGATGCGGTGCACTGCGTGCGGACGATGGATGCCCTGCACTCGGTGTCCGAGGCCTACGTCGACGCCCGCCCCGTGCCGGACGTGGAGGTGCGGCAGTTGCTGGAGCGCTCGCGCCAGCCGCCCTACCCCCGCGGGGTGCTGGAGTCCATGGACCCTGGAGGCTTCTGGATGTGA
- a CDS encoding enoyl-CoA hydratase: MSDTLLTKLESGVLTLTFNRPEKKNAFTHAMYEAATNALRQAEGNADVRVVLLTGAGGVFTAGNDIGDFMEHPPSGEDSAVFRFLHALVDASKPVLAAVDGPAVGIGTTMLLHCDYVVASERARFNMPFVQLGLCAEGASSLLLPRMAGFALASELLLFGEPFDAATAQRAGLVNKVVPAANLQEVAAERAGALASRPAEAVRVTKRLIREPLRAEIRATLAREGAEFVQRLQSTEAQEAFMAFMSRGSKK, from the coding sequence ATGTCCGACACGTTGCTGACGAAGCTGGAGTCCGGGGTCCTCACCCTCACCTTCAACCGGCCCGAGAAGAAGAACGCCTTCACGCACGCCATGTATGAGGCGGCGACCAACGCGCTGCGGCAGGCGGAAGGCAACGCCGACGTGCGCGTGGTGCTGCTCACCGGCGCGGGTGGCGTCTTCACCGCGGGCAATGACATTGGCGACTTCATGGAGCACCCGCCCTCCGGTGAGGACAGCGCGGTGTTCCGCTTCCTGCACGCGCTGGTGGACGCGTCCAAGCCGGTGCTCGCGGCGGTGGACGGGCCGGCGGTGGGCATCGGCACGACGATGTTGCTGCACTGCGACTACGTCGTGGCCAGCGAGCGAGCGCGCTTCAACATGCCCTTCGTGCAGCTGGGCCTGTGCGCCGAGGGAGCAAGCAGCCTGCTCCTGCCTCGGATGGCGGGCTTCGCGCTGGCGAGCGAGCTGCTCCTCTTCGGAGAGCCCTTCGACGCGGCCACCGCGCAGCGCGCGGGCCTGGTCAACAAGGTGGTGCCGGCCGCCAACCTCCAGGAAGTGGCCGCCGAGCGCGCGGGTGCCCTGGCCTCCCGCCCCGCCGAGGCGGTGCGCGTGACGAAGCGACTGATTCGCGAGCCGCTGCGCGCCGAAATCCGCGCCACGCTGGCGCGCGAGGGCGCCGAGTTCGTCCAGCGCCTCCAGTCCACCGAGGCGCAGGAGGCCTTCATGGCCTTCATGTCTCGCGGCTCCAAGAAGTAG